The Hypanus sabinus isolate sHypSab1 chromosome 5, sHypSab1.hap1, whole genome shotgun sequence genome has a segment encoding these proteins:
- the LOC132393694 gene encoding ERI1 exoribonuclease 3-like has product SLLIANNMASEQQQPSSKFSFHPQTYHSFLVLDFEATCDEQLINPQEIIEFPILKLHSRTLEIESTFHVYVQPIVHPKLISFCTELTGIEQSMVDGKPTLPEVLQMVDDWMRDNGLLDPKINSIFVTCGDWDLKTLLPRQRQYLGPPVPDYFKKWITLKKAYSFAMGKYPKNGLLFMISGLNLQHIGKPHSEIDDCKNIANKMKELARRGFTFKQTGSNL; this is encoded by the coding sequence TCTTTGCTGATTGCTAACAACATGGCTTCAGAACAGCAGCAGCCATCATCCAAATTTTCATTCCATCCTCAAACTTACCACAGCTTTCTGGTTTTGGACTTTGAAGCAACATGTGATGAACAACTCATAAACCCACAGGAAATTATTGAATTTCCAATCCTCAAGTTACACAGCAGGACACTGGAAATTGAATCTACCTTTCATGTGTACGTTCAACCAATTGTCCATCCAAAACTGATATCTTTTTGTACGGAGCTCACAGGCATTGAGCAGTCCATGGTAGATGGGAAACCAACATTGCCAGAAGTCCTTCAGATGGTTGATGACTGGATGAGGGATAATGGATTGCTGGATCCCAAAATTAATTCCATTTTTGTAACGTGTGGAGATTGGGATTTAAAAACACTGCTGCCAAGACAACGCCAGTACTTGGGTCCGCCAGTCCCTGATTACTTCAAGAAGTGGATTACTCTCAAAAAGGCATATAGCTTTGCTATGGGAAAATATCCAAAGAATGGACTGCTATTCATGATCAGTGGGTTGAATTTGCAACACATTGGAAAACCACATAGTGAAATTGATGACTGCAAGAATATTGCCAACAAAATGAAGGAACTAGCACGAAGGGGGTTCACATTCAAGCAAACTGGATCTAACCTCTAA